A part of Spiribacter vilamensis genomic DNA contains:
- a CDS encoding 3-deoxy-7-phosphoheptulonate synthase yields MSETSIDNLNVIAQDPLPTPADLKARQPLSDKAIATVKAGRQAVEAILDGRDPRLLVVIGPCSIHDLEAARDYARRLKALHDELSGSLFIVMRVYFEKPRTTVGWKGLINDPYMDDSFDIEEGLRRARELLLYMAELGLPAGTEALDPITPQYLGDLISWTAIGARTTESQTHREMASGLSTAVGFKNGTDGSLDVAINAMRSAASRHSFLGITQHDGRSAIIRTAGNPYGHVVLRGGDQPNYDSVSIALCEKALADEGLSARLMIDCSHANSSKDPSLQPLVMDNIVNQIVEGNRSIVAAMIESYIGWGKQKLGDDPSALEYGVSITDGCIDWTTTEGTLREAAAKLSQPLQARIA; encoded by the coding sequence ATGAGCGAAACCAGTATCGATAACCTCAACGTCATCGCGCAGGATCCGCTGCCGACGCCGGCTGACCTGAAGGCGCGGCAGCCGCTCTCGGACAAGGCGATAGCCACCGTGAAGGCCGGCCGGCAGGCAGTGGAGGCCATTCTCGACGGCCGCGACCCGCGCCTACTGGTGGTGATCGGTCCCTGCTCGATCCACGATCTCGAGGCGGCCCGCGATTATGCGCGACGCCTCAAGGCACTGCACGATGAGCTCAGTGGCTCGCTTTTCATCGTGATGCGGGTCTATTTCGAGAAACCGCGGACTACCGTGGGCTGGAAGGGTTTGATCAACGACCCGTACATGGATGACAGCTTCGATATCGAAGAGGGACTGCGTCGGGCACGCGAGCTGCTGCTGTATATGGCCGAGCTTGGGCTGCCCGCCGGGACCGAGGCACTGGATCCGATTACCCCGCAGTACCTGGGGGACCTCATCAGCTGGACGGCCATCGGCGCACGCACCACCGAGTCGCAAACACATCGGGAGATGGCGAGCGGGCTGTCGACGGCGGTCGGCTTCAAGAACGGGACCGATGGCAGTCTCGATGTCGCGATCAACGCCATGCGCTCGGCGGCGAGCCGTCACAGCTTCCTGGGCATTACCCAGCATGATGGTCGCTCGGCGATCATCCGGACCGCCGGCAACCCCTACGGGCATGTGGTGTTGCGCGGCGGCGATCAGCCGAACTATGACTCGGTCAGCATTGCCCTCTGCGAGAAGGCGCTGGCCGATGAGGGGCTTTCGGCCCGCCTGATGATTGACTGCAGCCATGCCAATTCGAGCAAGGATCCGAGCCTGCAGCCGCTGGTGATGGATAATATCGTCAATCAGATTGTCGAAGGTAACCGATCGATTGTCGCGGCAATGATCGAAAGCTATATCGGTTGGGGAAAGCAAAAGCTTGGAGATGACCCCTCGGCGCTCGAGTACGGCGTTTCCATTACCGATGGTTGCATCGACTGGACAACGACCGAGGGCACGCTGCGCGAAGCCGCCGCTAAACTCTCTCAACCGCTTCAGGCGCGCATTGCCTGA
- the gatA gene encoding Asp-tRNA(Asn)/Glu-tRNA(Gln) amidotransferase subunit GatA, which produces MHDRTIAELGRALEQGECSSVELTRATLERIEQAADLNAFITLTPDSALAEAEAADAARARGEAGPLTGIPIAHKDIFCTRGVRTSCGSRMLEGFVPPYDAFVVEQLRAAGAVTVGKTNMDEFAMGSSNETSFFGPVKNPWDRKAVPGGSSGGSAAAVASGLVPAATGTDTGGSIRQPAALTGISGLKPTYGRVSRYGIVAFASSLDQAGPMASSAEDLAIMLRGMAGFDRRDSTCVDRAVPDYRAALAQTDVRGLRVGLPKEFIEADGVDAEVSSAVTAATEALREAGAEVREISLPNAGMAVPVYYVIAPAEASSNLSRFDGVRYGYRCDSPADLEDLYKRSRGEGFGEEVKRRIMVGTYALSAGYYDAYYRKAQQVRRLVQQDFARAFESVDVIAGPTSPSTAFPLGSKADDPVQMYLSDIFTIAVNLAGLPALSIPAGFGDGRPVGLQLIGNHFEEGRLLGAAHGYQQLTDWHRQRPSVEG; this is translated from the coding sequence ATGCATGACCGCACCATTGCTGAACTCGGTAGGGCGCTCGAACAGGGGGAATGCTCCAGCGTCGAGCTGACCCGTGCCACGCTCGAGCGGATCGAGCAGGCCGCCGATCTCAACGCCTTCATCACCCTCACGCCCGATTCGGCGCTGGCCGAGGCCGAGGCCGCAGATGCGGCCAGGGCGCGTGGCGAGGCGGGTCCGCTGACCGGCATCCCGATCGCGCACAAGGATATTTTCTGCACCCGCGGGGTGCGCACCAGCTGTGGCAGCCGAATGCTCGAGGGCTTTGTTCCCCCGTACGACGCCTTCGTGGTGGAGCAGCTCCGGGCGGCCGGTGCCGTGACCGTCGGCAAGACCAACATGGACGAGTTCGCCATGGGGTCGTCCAACGAGACGAGCTTTTTCGGTCCGGTGAAAAATCCCTGGGATCGCAAGGCGGTGCCCGGTGGGTCGTCGGGCGGGTCGGCGGCGGCCGTTGCCTCGGGGCTGGTGCCGGCGGCGACGGGCACGGATACGGGCGGCTCGATTCGCCAGCCCGCGGCGCTAACGGGGATCAGCGGCCTCAAGCCCACCTACGGGCGGGTGTCGCGCTACGGCATCGTCGCCTTTGCGTCGAGCCTCGATCAGGCCGGGCCGATGGCCTCGAGCGCCGAGGATCTGGCGATCATGCTGCGGGGCATGGCCGGATTCGATCGCCGCGACTCCACTTGCGTCGATCGCGCTGTACCGGATTACCGGGCCGCGCTGGCGCAGACCGATGTGCGGGGACTGCGAGTGGGTCTGCCGAAAGAGTTCATCGAGGCGGACGGCGTGGATGCCGAGGTCTCGAGCGCGGTGACCGCCGCGACGGAGGCGCTGCGCGAGGCCGGCGCCGAGGTGCGTGAGATCTCGCTGCCCAACGCCGGCATGGCGGTGCCGGTCTACTATGTAATCGCTCCCGCCGAGGCCTCGTCCAACCTGTCGCGTTTCGATGGCGTGCGCTACGGCTATCGCTGTGACAGTCCAGCGGATCTGGAAGATCTCTACAAGCGCAGTCGCGGCGAGGGCTTCGGGGAGGAGGTCAAGCGCCGCATCATGGTGGGGACATACGCCCTGTCGGCGGGTTATTACGACGCCTACTATCGCAAAGCGCAGCAGGTACGGCGGCTGGTCCAGCAGGATTTCGCGCGGGCTTTCGAGTCGGTGGACGTGATCGCCGGCCCGACGTCGCCATCCACGGCCTTTCCGCTGGGGTCGAAGGCGGATGATCCGGTGCAGATGTATCTGTCGGATATCTTTACGATCGCGGTGAATCTGGCCGGGCTGCCGGCGCTGTCGATCCCTGCCGGATTCGGTGACGGTCGGCCGGTCGGTCTGCAGCTGATCGGCAATCATTTCGAGGAGGGGCGCCTGCTTGGCGCTGCCCACGGGTACCAGCAGCTCACGGACTGGCACCGGCAGCGGCCGTCGGTGGAGGGGTAG
- the gatB gene encoding Asp-tRNA(Asn)/Glu-tRNA(Gln) amidotransferase subunit GatB: MQWETVIGLELHAQLATRTKIFSGAPTAYGAEANRQAAAIDLGMPGMLPVLNERAVRFAVRLGLALDADVAGRSVFARKNYFYPDLPKGYQISQYELPVVGTGHLDIDPEDGPRKRVGVTRAHLEEDAGKSLHEGFARMTGIDLNRAGTPLLEIVSEPELRTAKEAVAYMKKMHSLVRYLGICDGNMQEGSFRCDANVSVRPVGQTEFGTRAELKNLNSFRFVERAINYEIERQIELIEDGGQVIQETRLFDPDRGETRSMRGKEEAHDYRYFPDPDLLPLEITTAFIDEVRAELPELPDAKSARFQQDYGLSGYDAGVLTGSRELADYFEAVVATAGDAKLSANWVMGELSGALNKASLDITQSPVDAATLAGLLERIRDETISGKIAKEVFEAIWDGEGDADTVISARGLRQVTDNSAIEAMVDEAIAANPEQLEQYRAGKTKLMGFFVGQVMKASGGKANPQQVNEILKRRLDG, from the coding sequence ATGCAATGGGAAACAGTGATCGGGCTCGAGCTGCACGCGCAGCTCGCCACCCGCACCAAGATATTCTCGGGCGCGCCGACGGCGTATGGCGCCGAAGCCAACCGCCAGGCCGCGGCCATCGACCTGGGCATGCCGGGCATGCTGCCCGTTCTCAATGAGCGCGCGGTGCGCTTCGCCGTTCGCCTGGGCCTGGCGCTGGATGCGGATGTTGCCGGTCGGTCGGTGTTCGCGCGCAAGAATTACTTCTACCCCGATCTACCCAAGGGGTATCAGATCTCGCAGTACGAGTTACCGGTGGTTGGTACCGGCCATCTCGACATCGATCCCGAGGATGGCCCGCGCAAGCGGGTGGGTGTCACCCGGGCGCATCTCGAGGAGGACGCCGGCAAGAGCCTGCATGAAGGCTTCGCGAGGATGACCGGCATCGACCTCAACCGTGCCGGGACTCCGCTGCTGGAGATCGTCTCGGAGCCGGAGCTGCGGACCGCGAAAGAGGCGGTTGCCTACATGAAGAAAATGCACTCACTGGTGCGCTATCTGGGCATCTGTGACGGCAACATGCAGGAGGGCAGCTTTCGCTGTGACGCCAACGTATCGGTACGGCCGGTCGGCCAGACCGAGTTCGGGACCCGCGCAGAACTCAAGAACCTCAATTCGTTTCGCTTTGTCGAGCGGGCAATCAACTACGAGATCGAGCGCCAGATCGAATTGATCGAGGACGGCGGCCAGGTGATCCAGGAGACCCGGCTTTTCGATCCGGACCGGGGCGAGACCCGTTCGATGCGGGGCAAGGAAGAGGCCCATGATTACCGCTACTTCCCCGATCCCGACCTCCTGCCACTGGAGATTACCACCGCGTTCATCGACGAGGTGCGCGCCGAGCTGCCGGAGCTCCCCGATGCCAAGTCCGCGCGCTTCCAGCAGGACTATGGCCTGTCCGGCTACGACGCTGGCGTGCTGACCGGCTCGCGCGAGCTGGCGGACTACTTCGAGGCCGTGGTTGCGACCGCTGGTGATGCCAAGCTGTCTGCCAACTGGGTCATGGGTGAGCTGTCGGGAGCGCTGAACAAGGCGAGCCTGGATATTACCCAGAGCCCGGTCGACGCCGCGACACTCGCGGGTCTGCTCGAGCGAATCCGTGACGAGACTATCTCGGGAAAAATCGCCAAGGAGGTCTTCGAGGCGATATGGGATGGCGAGGGCGATGCCGATACGGTCATCAGCGCGCGCGGCCTCCGGCAGGTCACCGACAACTCTGCCATCGAGGCGATGGTGGATGAGGCGATCGCTGCCAACCCGGAGCAACTCGAGCAGTACCGTGCCGGCAAGACGAAACTGATGGGTTTTTTTGTGGGTCAGGTGATGAAGGCCTCGGGCGGTAAGGCGAACCCGCAACAGGTCAATGAGATCCTCAAACGGCGTCTGGATGGTTGA
- the dksA gene encoding RNA polymerase-binding protein DksA produces MTDNASLPVRGIEPYHPAEDEEYMNEAQLAHFQSILGAWKNQLLEEVERTVSHMRDDAHHYADPADRATQEEEFALELRTRDRERKLIRKIDKTLERIYKDDYGFCDECGVEIGIRRLEARPTATLCVDCKTLEEIREKQRVA; encoded by the coding sequence ATGACCGACAATGCTTCCCTGCCCGTTCGAGGGATCGAGCCGTATCATCCCGCCGAGGATGAGGAGTACATGAACGAGGCCCAGCTGGCGCATTTTCAGTCGATACTCGGTGCCTGGAAAAACCAGCTCCTGGAAGAAGTGGAGCGAACCGTCAGCCACATGCGCGATGACGCACATCACTACGCGGATCCGGCTGACCGGGCCACGCAGGAAGAGGAATTCGCGCTCGAGCTTCGGACTCGGGACCGGGAGCGCAAGCTCATCCGCAAGATCGACAAGACGCTGGAGCGCATCTACAAGGATGATTACGGGTTCTGTGACGAGTGCGGCGTCGAAATCGGCATCCGCCGACTCGAGGCACGCCCCACGGCGACGCTCTGCGTCGATTGCAAGACTCTAGAGGAAATCCGCGAGAAGCAGCGGGTGGCCTGA
- the gatC gene encoding Asp-tRNA(Asn)/Glu-tRNA(Gln) amidotransferase subunit GatC, with the protein MPISANEVAQIAHLARLAVSAEDSETHARNLSEILDFVEQLGTVDTEGVDPLAHPLEMTQRLRTDEPSEPDERERFQAIAPATEDGYYLVPRVIE; encoded by the coding sequence ATGCCCATCAGTGCCAATGAAGTTGCCCAGATCGCGCATCTGGCCCGACTGGCGGTAAGTGCCGAGGACAGCGAGACGCATGCCCGCAATCTCTCCGAGATCCTCGATTTCGTTGAACAGCTGGGCACCGTTGATACCGAGGGCGTCGATCCACTCGCCCATCCCCTGGAGATGACCCAGCGCCTTCGAACGGATGAGCCCTCCGAGCCGGATGAGCGCGAGCGTTTCCAGGCCATTGCCCCGGCCACCGAGGACGGCTATTACCTCGTCCCCCGCGTTATCGAATAA
- a CDS encoding HesA/MoeB/ThiF family protein translates to MNDEQLIRYSRQIMVPGLDLAGQERLLASRVLLVGAGGLGSAVALYLAAAGVGHLKVADFDRVALTNLQRQILHGTSDVGRLKTDSARERLADINPEVTVEPVNQPLTADNLPAIVDAVDLVIDGSDNFATRFAVNAACVGSRKPLVSGAVIGMDGQVAVFRPDLGGPCYHCVYPDTGEEAVSCSENGVLGPMPGVIGSLQAVEAIKVLTGLGEPLNHRLLSVDALTQRWRRIGLRRDPACPVCGPDAGQCD, encoded by the coding sequence ATGAATGACGAACAGCTGATTCGCTACAGCCGCCAGATCATGGTGCCGGGCCTGGACCTCGCCGGTCAGGAGCGGTTGCTGGCAAGCCGCGTGCTGCTGGTCGGGGCCGGCGGACTGGGTTCCGCCGTTGCCCTCTACCTCGCGGCGGCGGGTGTCGGCCATCTCAAGGTGGCCGACTTCGACCGGGTGGCGCTTACCAACCTGCAACGCCAGATCCTGCATGGCACATCGGACGTGGGCCGACTGAAAACCGATTCCGCCCGCGAGCGGCTCGCCGATATCAATCCCGAGGTAACGGTCGAGCCGGTTAACCAGCCGCTGACCGCGGATAACCTGCCGGCGATCGTTGATGCCGTGGACCTCGTCATTGATGGCTCCGACAACTTCGCCACCCGCTTCGCGGTGAATGCCGCCTGCGTTGGCAGTCGAAAGCCCCTGGTCTCCGGCGCCGTGATCGGCATGGACGGTCAGGTCGCCGTATTCCGACCCGACCTCGGCGGTCCCTGCTACCACTGCGTCTACCCAGACACCGGCGAGGAAGCCGTCAGCTGCAGCGAGAATGGCGTACTTGGACCCATGCCGGGCGTGATCGGCAGTCTTCAGGCGGTTGAAGCCATCAAGGTGTTGACCGGACTGGGCGAGCCACTCAACCACCGGCTCCTCAGCGTGGATGCCCTCACCCAGCGCTGGCGCCGGATCGGCCTACGTCGCGATCCGGCCTGCCCTGTCTGCGGCCCCGACGCGGGTCAGTGCGACTGA
- the hslO gene encoding Hsp33 family molecular chaperone HslO, translating to MTDRLHRFLFEHADVRGEVVQLDEAFTEITRRAEYDPAVDRLIGEGLAAVALLAATLKYPCDLTLQLQAGGPLRLLLVQAGSDGSLRAMARTSDTVPVDVPLDTQAAGGTLAITIDPESDADRYQGVVDLAGGSLGAALEHYFRESEQLATRVWLSAHEGRAAGMLIQRLPASDAAGGDADAWARADQLAATITGPELRELAPGEVIRRLFHEEDLRIFDPMPFRFRCRCSRERVAAMLEGLGEQEMRDTLEAEGQVEVRCDFCNEPYRFDAVDVEAMFTDPANRSPDSSQSH from the coding sequence ATGACTGATCGGCTCCATCGGTTCCTCTTCGAGCATGCCGACGTACGCGGCGAAGTCGTCCAGCTGGACGAGGCCTTCACCGAGATCACCCGGCGGGCGGAGTACGATCCGGCCGTGGATCGGCTGATCGGCGAGGGGCTCGCGGCCGTGGCGTTGCTGGCGGCGACGCTCAAGTATCCCTGCGACCTGACCCTGCAGCTACAGGCCGGCGGTCCGCTCCGCCTTCTGCTGGTTCAGGCGGGTAGCGACGGCTCACTGCGGGCGATGGCGCGGACCAGCGATACGGTCCCGGTGGACGTGCCGCTCGACACCCAGGCCGCCGGCGGGACGCTCGCGATCACCATCGATCCGGAATCGGACGCCGATCGCTACCAGGGGGTGGTGGATCTCGCCGGGGGCAGTCTCGGCGCTGCGCTGGAGCATTACTTCCGCGAGTCCGAACAGCTCGCGACCCGAGTCTGGCTGTCCGCCCACGAGGGTCGCGCCGCCGGCATGCTGATCCAGCGTTTGCCGGCGAGTGATGCCGCCGGTGGCGATGCCGATGCCTGGGCACGGGCGGATCAGCTGGCGGCGACGATTACCGGGCCGGAACTGCGTGAGCTGGCGCCCGGCGAAGTCATCCGCCGCCTGTTCCACGAAGAGGATCTCCGCATTTTCGACCCCATGCCGTTCCGATTCCGCTGTCGGTGCTCGCGCGAACGGGTCGCGGCGATGCTCGAGGGGCTCGGTGAGCAGGAGATGCGGGATACGCTCGAAGCAGAAGGGCAGGTCGAGGTGCGCTGCGATTTCTGTAACGAGCCGTATCGTTTCGATGCCGTCGATGTCGAGGCGATGTTTACCGATCCGGCCAACCGGTCACCGGACAGCAGTCAGTCGCACTGA
- a CDS encoding Trm112 family protein: MAIDRKLLDILCCPVTKQPVHILERHRLKSLNERIAEGGVHYQDDSPVETPLEEGLITANEERVYRVDDGIPVMLEERAINLRAADLK; this comes from the coding sequence ATGGCCATCGATCGCAAATTACTCGACATTCTTTGCTGCCCGGTTACCAAACAACCGGTCCACATACTCGAGCGCCACAGACTCAAAAGCCTCAACGAGCGCATTGCCGAAGGCGGCGTTCACTACCAGGACGACTCTCCCGTGGAGACGCCCCTCGAGGAGGGGCTGATCACCGCCAACGAGGAGCGTGTCTACCGGGTCGATGACGGCATTCCCGTGATGCTCGAGGAGCGAGCCATCAACCTGCGCGCCGCCGATCTGAAGTGA
- the prmC gene encoding peptide chain release factor N(5)-glutamine methyltransferase — translation MSDGITLGEAQRRGVELLAAARSDAEIDVDWLLTAATGLNNARRRAHPEDWMTETAWRRFRALLQRRYRGEPVAYLLGRRGFLDFDLVVTPAVLIPRPETEHLVEAALETPAARVLELGTGSGCIAIALARAWPAASVDATDCSAEALTVATQNAAILGVEGIRFLRGDWYEPVSGPRYNLIVANPPYIGEQEPEPDQDDARFEPRIALRAEEDGLAALRTIIAGAPDHLEPTGRLWVEHGFRQGPAVRDCLAAHGFEAIETRLDLAGHERVSGGRLGYPRDE, via the coding sequence GTGAGCGACGGCATCACCCTCGGCGAGGCTCAGCGACGGGGCGTGGAGTTGCTCGCGGCCGCCCGGAGCGATGCCGAGATCGACGTGGACTGGCTGCTCACCGCTGCGACCGGGCTGAACAACGCCCGGCGCCGCGCCCATCCCGAAGACTGGATGACGGAGACCGCCTGGCGGCGCTTTCGCGCCCTGCTACAGCGCCGCTACCGGGGTGAGCCTGTTGCCTATCTGCTGGGCCGGCGGGGATTTCTCGATTTCGATCTGGTGGTGACACCCGCGGTGCTGATCCCGCGCCCGGAGACCGAGCATCTGGTGGAAGCGGCGCTCGAAACACCGGCGGCCCGGGTACTCGAGCTGGGCACGGGCAGCGGCTGTATCGCCATCGCACTGGCCCGGGCCTGGCCCGCCGCCAGCGTCGACGCCACCGACTGCTCGGCCGAGGCATTGACGGTCGCCACGCAGAATGCGGCCATTCTCGGCGTGGAGGGCATACGCTTTCTACGCGGTGACTGGTACGAACCGGTCTCGGGGCCGCGTTATAACCTGATTGTTGCCAACCCGCCCTATATCGGCGAACAGGAACCGGAACCGGACCAGGACGATGCCCGCTTCGAACCGCGGATTGCACTAAGGGCGGAGGAAGACGGCCTGGCTGCATTGCGGACCATCATCGCCGGTGCACCCGATCATCTGGAGCCGACCGGGCGGCTCTGGGTCGAGCATGGCTTTCGCCAGGGGCCCGCCGTCCGTGATTGCCTCGCAGCGCACGGGTTCGAGGCCATTGAGACACGCCTGGATCTGGCCGGCCATGAACGGGTCAGTGGCGGCCGGCTGGGATATCCGCGCGATGAATGA
- a CDS encoding rod shape-determining protein, producing MFKGIRGIFSNDLSIDLGTANTLIYSRGQSILLNEPSVVAIRQDRDGGPKTIAAVGREAKLMLGRTPGTIKAIRPLKDGVIADFTVTEKMLQHFIKKVHEARFFRPSPRVLVCVPVGSTQVERRAIRESAAGAGAREVFLIEEPMAAAIGADMPVGEARGSMVLDIGGGTSEVAVVSLNGIVYSASVRIGGDRFDEAIVNYVRRNYGILIGESTAERIKHEIGQAFPGNEVRELEIKGRNLAQGIPRSFTLNSNEILEALQEPLSGIVGAVTTALEQTPPELGADVAERGIVITGGGALLRNIDRLLMEETGLPVVIAEEPLTSVARGGGRALELMDEKGADLFTSE from the coding sequence ATGTTCAAGGGCATACGGGGTATTTTCTCCAATGATCTTTCGATCGATCTGGGTACGGCCAACACCCTGATTTACTCCCGCGGGCAGTCGATCCTGCTCAACGAACCCTCGGTCGTCGCCATCCGGCAGGATCGCGACGGCGGCCCCAAGACCATCGCCGCGGTCGGCCGCGAGGCCAAACTGATGCTCGGTCGAACACCGGGGACAATCAAGGCGATACGCCCACTCAAGGACGGCGTGATCGCCGATTTCACCGTCACCGAGAAAATGCTCCAGCACTTCATCAAGAAAGTGCACGAGGCCCGCTTCTTCCGGCCCAGCCCGCGGGTCCTCGTCTGCGTGCCTGTCGGATCGACCCAGGTGGAGCGCCGTGCGATCCGTGAATCGGCCGCCGGCGCGGGGGCTCGCGAGGTATTTCTGATCGAGGAACCCATGGCCGCCGCGATTGGCGCCGACATGCCGGTTGGCGAGGCCCGGGGCTCGATGGTGCTGGATATCGGCGGCGGCACCTCGGAAGTTGCCGTAGTCTCGTTGAATGGCATCGTCTACTCGGCCTCCGTGCGTATTGGCGGCGACCGCTTCGACGAGGCCATCGTCAATTACGTTCGCCGCAATTACGGCATCCTCATCGGCGAATCGACGGCGGAGCGGATCAAGCACGAGATCGGCCAGGCCTTCCCGGGCAACGAGGTTCGCGAGCTCGAGATCAAGGGGCGCAACCTCGCGCAGGGCATCCCGCGCAGCTTTACACTGAACAGTAACGAGATCCTCGAAGCCCTTCAGGAGCCGCTCTCGGGGATTGTCGGCGCGGTCACCACCGCCCTCGAACAGACACCACCGGAGCTGGGGGCGGATGTCGCCGAACGGGGGATCGTCATTACTGGCGGTGGCGCTCTGCTCCGCAATATCGACCGGTTGCTCATGGAGGAAACCGGCCTGCCGGTCGTCATCGCCGAGGAACCGCTGACCTCGGTCGCCCGCGGCGGCGGCCGGGCGCTCGAGCTCATGGACGAGAAGGGCGCGGACCTTTTCACCAGCGAGTAA